The Pleurocapsa minor HA4230-MV1 genome window below encodes:
- a CDS encoding site-specific integrase, giving the protein MKLTLQKGIDPITNQIIWLMLNEDYELVIPVQQYLTFLSTTKSPNTVKSYGQDLKYWWEFLTHKSLDWREVNVSDMENFAYWLRVGDTKVVSMQLVAAIRSEKTVNHAITAVTNFYDYHIANKTVDFKQFERFYLPRGISRAGSKGLLTGIAKSKLVRQKLVKLKEKKKFPGCLTDEQVETLVDTCNRLRDKLIILMLNGTGLRKGELLGLMNDDIGDFDQHYVRVVQRNNHPNGARAKGQERTIPVVSELLKMYNDYLIYEYPDTDSGYVFVNIWEGENIGQPMNPYVLNTMFRRLSEKTGIHVYPHLFRHTYATRLLKVGYAPERVKYLLGHASIQTTLDVYSHVIDEANLWEVIEKEEKE; this is encoded by the coding sequence ACAGCAGTACTTGACCTTTTTAAGTACTACCAAATCACCCAATACGGTGAAGTCCTACGGTCAAGACCTAAAGTACTGGTGGGAATTTCTAACTCATAAATCCTTGGATTGGCGTGAAGTCAATGTGTCTGATATGGAAAACTTTGCTTATTGGTTGAGAGTAGGTGACACCAAAGTTGTTTCTATGCAACTAGTAGCAGCTATTAGGTCGGAGAAAACTGTCAATCATGCCATTACTGCTGTGACTAATTTCTATGACTATCACATAGCCAATAAGACAGTAGATTTTAAGCAGTTTGAAAGGTTTTATCTACCTCGCGGTATTAGTCGTGCAGGTAGCAAAGGCTTACTTACTGGCATTGCTAAAAGTAAGCTAGTAAGACAAAAGCTAGTCAAATTAAAAGAGAAAAAGAAGTTTCCTGGCTGTTTAACTGATGAGCAAGTAGAAACTCTTGTGGATACTTGTAACCGTCTTAGGGACAAGCTAATTATTTTGATGCTGAATGGGACAGGATTACGCAAAGGCGAACTTCTAGGGTTAATGAATGACGATATAGGAGACTTTGACCAACACTATGTTCGAGTAGTGCAAAGAAATAATCATCCCAATGGTGCAAGAGCTAAAGGACAAGAAAGGACTATTCCTGTAGTTTCCGAACTACTAAAGATGTATAACGACTACCTTATCTATGAATATCCAGATACGGATTCAGGATATGTATTTGTCAACATTTGGGAAGGTGAGAACATAGGTCAACCAATGAATCCTTATGTACTGAATACTATGTTTAGAAGATTATCTGAAAAAACAGGTATTCATGTCTATCCACACTTATTTAGACATACCTACGCCACAAGGTTATTAAAGGTTGGTTATGCGCCAGAAAGAGTTAAATATCTGTTAGGTCATGCCAGTATTCAAACAACATTAGATGTTTATTCTCACGTAATTGATGAAGCAAATTTATGGGAAGTGATTGAAAAAGAGGAAAAAGAATGA
- a CDS encoding tyrosine-type recombinase/integrase, whose product MSVLFDWNHEPNKWLIAQNVEAKKLLSNPLLQKDVWRTIEDLGLEVNRHNRNLTINFESIKQDWLKLLTKLYVLIRSQHKLSVDCIRQHLVYLKKFSYFLETQFVSNQNQINNHLFDEFEYHLKCSRLSLSYIQRHYVTLKSFFDLCRQEKWLEIDTYWFHGRCQRIKPNNNQIEYIPEEIWQQLDENIHYLPEPIQRMVLVIRGTGLRIGELLNLPFDCLRKRNNKWRLRFLTEKYQVNDELPICRELTAVIKEQQKYIKNQFKGEYKNLFSSHEIRNNGKYVPTPRVMNRNTFNNQLNKLATKYSICTKEGKIWKFRSHQFRKTVATIMTNAGVRDLIIQKYLRHRSPDMQNYYKHLLKQVIGDEYQELMKETKYVDSTGKIVAIHKPNNPITELMRRKMYQITTQYGECHRSVLKSPCQTVNACWRCEHWLTSSNDLDALKGDLQRVEVELKIAENVGMVRQQKGLVSDKQNLVIRIQGLETNQ is encoded by the coding sequence ATGAGTGTTTTATTTGATTGGAATCATGAACCTAATAAATGGTTAATTGCTCAAAATGTAGAGGCGAAAAAGCTATTAAGTAATCCTTTATTACAGAAAGATGTTTGGCGAACTATTGAAGACTTAGGACTAGAAGTAAATCGTCATAATAGAAATTTAACTATTAATTTTGAGTCAATCAAACAAGATTGGCTAAAGTTACTAACTAAATTATATGTACTAATTAGAAGTCAGCATAAATTGTCAGTAGACTGTATTCGTCAACACCTTGTATATCTAAAAAAATTTTCTTATTTTCTTGAAACGCAATTTGTTTCTAACCAAAATCAAATTAATAATCACCTTTTTGATGAGTTTGAGTATCATCTTAAATGCTCTAGATTGTCGTTAAGCTATATTCAGCGTCACTATGTAACCTTAAAAAGCTTTTTTGATTTATGTCGTCAAGAAAAATGGTTAGAAATCGATACTTATTGGTTTCATGGCAGATGTCAACGAATTAAACCTAATAATAACCAAATTGAGTATATTCCCGAAGAGATATGGCAACAGCTAGATGAAAATATTCATTATCTTCCAGAGCCTATACAGAGAATGGTTTTAGTAATTAGAGGTACTGGTTTAAGAATTGGTGAATTACTTAATCTTCCCTTTGACTGTCTTAGAAAAAGAAATAATAAATGGCGATTAAGATTTTTAACAGAAAAATATCAAGTGAATGATGAATTGCCTATTTGTAGAGAATTAACGGCAGTAATTAAAGAGCAGCAAAAATATATTAAAAATCAATTTAAAGGAGAATATAAAAACCTATTTTCTAGTCATGAAATTAGAAATAATGGAAAATATGTACCAACTCCAAGAGTAATGAATAGAAATACATTTAATAATCAGTTAAATAAGCTAGCAACTAAATACAGCATTTGCACTAAAGAAGGGAAAATTTGGAAATTTCGGTCACATCAATTTAGAAAGACAGTAGCTACTATTATGACTAACGCTGGTGTCAGAGATTTAATTATTCAAAAGTATCTTCGACATCGTTCTCCTGATATGCAAAATTACTATAAACATCTTCTTAAACAAGTAATAGGAGATGAATACCAAGAATTAATGAAAGAGACAAAGTATGTTGATAGTACAGGAAAAATAGTTGCAATTCATAAGCCAAATAATCCGATTACTGAATTAATGCGAAGAAAGATGTATCAAATTACAACTCAGTACGGAGAATGCCATCGATCAGTATTAAAGTCACCTTGTCAAACGGTCAACGCTTGTTGGCGTTGTGAACATTGGCTAACTTCTAGCAACGATTTAGATGCTCTAAAAGGCGATCTTCAAAGAGTAGAAGTAGAGTTAAAAATAGCTGAGAATGTAGGAATGGTCAGACAACAAAAAGGATTAGTTAGTGACAAACAAAATCTAGTAATTAGGATTCAAGGATTAGAGACAAACCAATGA
- a CDS encoding site-specific integrase, translating into MRAINPNFDALDITNSSAIFECINPKWFKHEVKKYIEHLCHKNSSFFSIQLYLSEFRSFSRYLKQQNITNFTQINRSLMLDYFVREEAFTVRKIGTLRNFFQIGVVKGWFEIDQDVIRDEDYPKKRRGNPDPLSEKVRKQIEQNLNKLPDPIARMWIICFFAAMRPSEVALLKQDCLIQEGEHWKLVWQRKKNHDSHSVPISRTIAKVVQEQLEYIQDLWGDDWNYLFCHYHGLSKNDSLQPNIVPVKKVTPRSFNPLLICIRTLIKDLDIRDENGQPAKFTTKILRTTRLTQLFEQGHDLAVVSAWAGHKNFATTSTYYTKVSCDLIEQEAGHIQRALVNSEGHRILYESFPKSFWETPQAHKLELSGTHINTPIYGYCGLNLDQDCHKFRACYTCGNFVATPEKLLQYIKTRDDLRGKESQALALGQDVLVEQFGTQADQLDKIIASLQEVA; encoded by the coding sequence TTGAGAGCAATCAATCCTAATTTTGATGCGTTAGATATTACAAACTCTAGTGCTATTTTTGAATGTATAAATCCTAAATGGTTTAAGCATGAGGTTAAAAAATATATCGAGCATTTATGTCATAAAAATAGTAGTTTCTTTTCAATTCAACTATATCTATCTGAATTTCGGAGTTTTTCTCGCTATTTAAAACAACAAAATATCACCAATTTTACTCAAATTAATCGAAGTTTAATGCTTGATTATTTTGTTCGAGAAGAAGCTTTTACAGTACGCAAAATAGGTACTTTGAGAAATTTTTTCCAGATAGGAGTGGTAAAAGGTTGGTTTGAAATCGACCAAGATGTCATTAGAGACGAAGATTATCCTAAAAAACGTAGAGGAAATCCCGACCCACTGTCAGAGAAAGTAAGAAAACAAATCGAGCAAAATTTAAATAAATTACCTGACCCAATTGCTCGAATGTGGATTATCTGCTTTTTTGCTGCTATGCGTCCTTCAGAAGTAGCATTACTAAAGCAAGACTGTTTGATACAAGAAGGAGAACATTGGAAGTTAGTATGGCAGAGAAAAAAAAATCACGATTCCCATTCCGTTCCAATTAGTAGAACCATTGCCAAAGTAGTCCAGGAACAACTTGAGTATATTCAAGATTTGTGGGGGGATGACTGGAATTATTTATTTTGTCATTATCATGGATTATCAAAAAATGATTCACTGCAACCAAACATAGTACCAGTCAAAAAGGTTACTCCTCGAAGTTTCAATCCTTTATTAATTTGTATTCGCACTCTAATTAAAGATCTTGATATCCGCGACGAAAATGGTCAACCTGCCAAATTTACAACTAAAATTCTCAGAACAACTCGCTTGACTCAATTATTCGAGCAAGGACACGATTTAGCAGTAGTTAGTGCTTGGGCTGGCCACAAAAACTTTGCTACTACTAGCACCTATTACACGAAAGTTAGTTGTGACCTCATAGAACAAGAAGCAGGTCATATTCAAAGAGCATTGGTCAATAGTGAAGGTCATCGCATACTTTATGAATCTTTTCCTAAATCTTTCTGGGAAACTCCACAGGCACACAAATTAGAATTATCTGGTACTCATATTAATACTCCTATCTATGGTTACTGTGGACTAAATCTAGACCAAGATTGCCATAAATTTAGAGCTTGTTACACCTGTGGTAATTTTGTCGCTACACCAGAAAAATTACTTCAATACATCAAAACTCGCGATGATTTAAGAGGGAAAGAATCTCAAGCTTTGGCATTGGGTCAAGATGTTTTGGTCGAACAATTTGGAACTCAAGCCGACCAACTAGACAAGATTATTGCATCTTTGCAGGAGGTAGCATGA
- the dnaB gene encoding replicative DNA helicase, translated as MTDSNNFLGNIEAEEAILGGILLDPEAMAKIADILPVSAFCFDAHQQIYQAALTLYQKDKPTDLMAVSTWLADHKLLDKVGGQAKLSQLLNRTVSAVNIDRYALLVLNKYQRRQLVRVGHEIVELGYETTAKLETVFDAAEEKIFDLTTNKKDKFHPKPINECLANVFNKIERGSSPAYPTGLTDLDSLIGGLIKQDLIVVAARPSMGKSWLGCYLANFVARNENKPVVFFSAEMSEEQLTKRFLSMHTSIDSQRLMHNQIYEEEYDALVEGLGNLAELPIIIDDTPASELTPTRIRSVLRRIQSERDELGLVVLDYIQKLGDRVAGNRAQAIGKYSGACKDIAKTFNVPFVVLAQINRGVEGQSNKRPSMADIKDSGDIEQDMDLGLLLYRDEYYKSDTEDKGIMEIIVGKNRNGGTGTCKVLFEPTFGGFDDM; from the coding sequence ATGACTGATAGTAATAACTTTCTAGGCAATATCGAAGCAGAAGAAGCTATCTTAGGAGGGATTTTATTAGACCCCGAAGCAATGGCTAAAATAGCCGATATTTTACCAGTCTCCGCTTTTTGTTTCGATGCACATCAACAGATATATCAGGCTGCTTTAACACTGTATCAAAAAGATAAACCTACTGATTTAATGGCTGTTTCGACTTGGCTTGCTGACCATAAGTTACTAGATAAAGTAGGAGGTCAAGCTAAATTATCACAACTATTAAATCGCACTGTTTCTGCTGTTAACATCGACCGTTATGCGTTACTGGTACTCAATAAATATCAGCGTCGTCAATTAGTTCGAGTCGGTCATGAAATAGTTGAGTTGGGTTATGAGACTACTGCTAAGTTAGAAACTGTTTTTGATGCTGCTGAAGAGAAAATATTTGACCTAACCACGAACAAAAAAGATAAGTTTCATCCAAAACCCATTAATGAATGTCTGGCTAATGTCTTTAACAAGATAGAACGAGGTTCATCTCCTGCTTATCCAACTGGTTTAACTGACTTAGATTCTCTGATTGGGGGTTTAATCAAACAGGATTTGATTGTAGTTGCTGCTCGTCCTAGTATGGGTAAAAGTTGGTTGGGATGCTATTTAGCTAATTTTGTGGCTCGAAACGAAAACAAGCCCGTGGTGTTCTTTTCTGCTGAAATGAGCGAAGAACAGTTAACTAAAAGATTCCTCTCGATGCATACTAGCATTGATTCACAGAGATTAATGCACAATCAGATATATGAAGAGGAATATGATGCTTTAGTAGAAGGGTTAGGTAATTTAGCAGAACTCCCAATCATTATTGATGATACTCCAGCCAGTGAATTAACTCCTACTAGAATACGCTCTGTACTGCGTCGCATTCAGTCTGAAAGAGATGAATTAGGTTTAGTGGTACTGGATTACATTCAAAAGCTGGGAGATAGAGTAGCAGGTAATCGCGCACAAGCTATTGGTAAGTATTCTGGTGCTTGTAAGGACATAGCAAAAACTTTTAATGTTCCTTTTGTGGTTTTGGCTCAGATTAACCGTGGAGTGGAAGGACAAAGTAACAAACGCCCTTCTATGGCTGATATTAAAGACAGTGGCGATATTGAGCAGGATATGGATTTAGGACTGCTGCTTTATCGAGATGAGTACTATAAGTCAGATACCGAAGATAAAGGCATTATGGAGATTATTGTTGGTAAAAATCGTAATGGTGGTACTGGTACTTGTAAAGTGTTGTTTGAGCCAACTTTTGGGGGATTTGACGATATGTAA